DNA sequence from the Acanthochromis polyacanthus isolate Apoly-LR-REF ecotype Palm Island chromosome 5, KAUST_Apoly_ChrSc, whole genome shotgun sequence genome:
ccgtggagactcctgtctaacctcgtctgtcatcctgtccatcgccatagcaaacaagaaggggctcagagctgatccctgatgtagtcccacctccaccttgaactcctctgttactcctacagcacacctcaccactgtcttacagtcctcatacatgtcctgcaccactctaacatacttctctgccactccagacttcctcatacaaaaccacagttcctctctgggcaccctgtcagaagctttctccagatctacaaagacacaatgcagctccttctgaccttctctgtacttctctatcaacatcctcaaagcaaatattgcatctgttgtactctttcttggcatgaaaccatactgctgctcacagatgttcacctctgcccttagtctagcttcaactactctttcccatagcttcatcgtgtggctcatcagctttattcctctgtagttgccacaactctgcacatctcccttgttcttaaagatgggcaccagcacacttctcctccattcctcgggcatcttctcactatctaagatcctgttgaacaacccagtcagaaactctactgctacctctcagagacacttccatacctccacaagtatatcatcaggaccaagtgcctatccactcttcatcctcttcaatgccctcctcacttcatccttactaatctttgctacttcctggtccacaacagtcacctcttctactcttcgttctctctcattttcctcgttcatcaactcttcaaagtactctttccatcttcccatcacactattggcacctgtcaacacacttccatccttatcctttatcaccctaacctgctgcacgtccttcccatctctgtctctctgccttgccaacctgtacagatcagtctctccctccttactgtccaacctagcatacaagtcatcgtaagccccttgcttggcctttgccacctctactttcaccttacgctgcatctccctgtactcctgtctactctcttcagtcctctcagcatcccacttcttcttagctaacctctttctctggatccactcctgcacctcctcattccaccaccaagtctccttatctcctttccttccagatgacacaccaagtactctccgacctgtctccctgatcacatttgctgtagttgtccagtcatctggaagcacctcctgaccatccaaagcctgtctcaactctttcctgaaagtcacaacactcttcctttttcagcttccaccatttggtcctctgctctgcctttgccctcttcatcttcttcaccaccagggtcatcctacacaccaccatcctatgctgtctggctacactctcacctaccactactttgcagtcactgatctccttcagattacaccgtctacacaagatgtagtctacctgtgtgctcctccctccactcttataggtcaccctatgtccttgcctcttctggaagaaagtattcactacagccatttccatcctttttgcaaagtcaaccaccatctgtccttctacgttcctctcctggataccaaacctgcccatgacctcctcatcatctctgtttcctgcaccaacatgtccattgaagtctgcaccaatgacaactctctcacttctagggatgctctgcatcacttcatcaaggtccaaccagaatttctgcttctcctccagcttacatcctacctgtggagcatacccactaacaacattgaacatcacaccttcgatttctagcttcaggctcatcactccatctgacactctttttacctccaggacattcctaacaaactcctctttcaagataactcctactccatttctcttcctatctacaccacggtagaacaacttgaaccctgttcctaaacttctagctttactacctttccacctggtctcctggacacacagtatgtccaccttcctcctctgcatcatgtcaaccagctctgtcttttcctgtcatgattccaacattcaaagtccctactctcagtcctagactcttggtgttcctcttctctctcttcctatgaacacaccttcctcccctccttcttcgaccaacagtcgtccattgtccaccggcaccctgtaggtcgacagcaccgatggcggtcgttgttaagcCGGGCCTCGGCCGATctggtatggaagtcatacatttgattcgcatgtttgatttggccaaagctttacatcggatgcccttcctgatacaaccctctgtatttatccgggcttgggaccggcacaataagacactggcctgtgtccccttgcggctacattatgATGAACGCTGTCCAACTCCACTGATAGTTTTCTGTCCATTCAGGAACTTTTCACCCCCTGATCTCAGACCGTTCTACTTTCGTGATTAATATGTTCTGGTTTATGGTTCTAGGgctgtttttaaatcaataaatactcCTACTGTAGACTGTTTGTGATTTACTCAGTTGATTCTGTTAAAGCCAGTGATGTTTGACCTGAATCAGAGAGTAGTTTATCTTTATTTGTGAGGCTGTCTAATCTGTTCATGAATAGTTTTTATAGGATTTTGGAGAAGTGTGGAATCAAAGAAACAGGCGTGTAATATGAAGTATTGTCTATCCCCAGTTTTATAcaacttttgctgttttcactTCATTTGGAAATTAACGGGTTTGAATGATAAATTACAGAAGTATGTTAGACAGTTActctatttttatatttatcttCTGCTTCTTTAATTCTTTGTTTGATGAATtctctagactgtatttttgtttgtcctCCATGgtccatctgtgtgtttttgctttctgctGTATAGTTTTATTGGACAGTTTCTTATCATATAACAATGTGAATATTCTTAGGAAGGTATTATGTGTTTTCTACATCTTTTCCTTCATATAGAGTTTCCCAGTTTGGTGCTGTTAGGTCTTCCTTCAATGCATTCATAGTTTCCTCTGTGTTTTCCATCAGAGTGTTTTCTTCTGTAATAACTGGTATTGATCGCTGATGTCACTGATCAATAGTCGCTCGCTGGATTGTTTTCAGTGTCGTTGGTGAATATGTAGTGATGCTGTGGGATGTGGTTCTGCTGGGTCTGGTGATTTATGAATATAAGCTCATACTGTACATTGTACTGACAAATTCTTCAGTTATTTGATGCTTATTTGCATCCAGCAGATCAATGTTAGAACTACCACAGATGAAGAAAAGCTTTTGATTGGTTTTAGAAAACATTTCTTCCACCAAGTCCTTAAATGCTTCCATACTTGATCCTGGTGCTCTGTATACACAGCTTATTGTTACGCTGTGTCGGTGGAAGCGGTGCAAGAACAAGAACCGGAATGGATCTAGTTGAAGGATTTTATTTGTAGAGGATGGAGTGTTGCATGTGGGTCAGGGCTTGGGTCGTGGCATTGTGAGTTCTTGGCGGAGATTCGGACTTGGTCTGGGCTGTGGAGACCTCTTGGCTGTGGCTCTGGCTTGATCTTGGCTGTGGGATATCCTTGCGGTGGTCCAGGCTGTGGTCCGGAGCCGTGATGACCCGTGGGTTGCTCGTAGTCGTTGTTCAGGCTGTGGTCCACGCTGTGGCTGGTTCCGGGTCTCCAGGTTCTGAGCAGCTGAAGCTGATGAAAGGAAGACAACAGGATTATTCTCTTGGAATTTCCTCAGAGAAGTTCAATAACTAAGACAAGTTTCAAAACTTAGTTTGGCTGGCAGAGTAACTAACTGGGTTAGTAGTACAACAATCCGGCGTCAAATGGGCGTCTGAACCGGTCTTTTATTGTCAAGGATGGATTGATGAGGGATAAGGATCAGCTGCTCTGACCAGTGCTGGCTTAACGACGAGAGtagctccagctgctgctggagctacTCTGACCTAGTTTCCAGAGAGAAAGAGCCGGAAAGGAAAGATGGACCAGagcaaaacacacataaaacacatggcATTATCACCAGATAAAATCAGACCTGAGGCTTGGCATggacaacataaaaacaataaaacggTCCGTGGCTGACATGACAGGACCGAGTCCTGACAGTACCCCCCACTCAACGGACGCCACCCGGCGCCCTAGACGGCCCGTCAGGACGGGCACGATGGAAATCCCGAATGAGGGAGGGGTCCAAAATACGGGCCGCGGGGACCCACTGTCGGTCCGCAGGACCATAACCCTCCCAGTCCACCAGGTACTGGAGACCCCGACCCCGGCGGCGGACACCCAACAAGCGCGAAACCGAGTAAACCGGGCCGCCGTCCAGCAtgcgaggggggggggggaacggGAACGGGAGGGGCCAGCAGGGCTTCCCGAACCGGCTTGAGCTGGGACACATGGAAGGTGGGGTGAACCTTCATGGACGAGGGCAGATCCAACCGAACAGAGACAGGATTAATGATCCTGGATACCGTGAAGGGACCGACGAATCGAGGCGAGAGTTTCCCGGGAGAGGCCCGAAGAGGAAGATGCTGAGCTCGCAGCCAGACGCGCTGACCGGGGAAGTAGGTCGGCGCCTCGGACCGACGACGGTTGACTTGGTCCTGAGACCGACGCGATGCCCGGAGGAGAGCGGCGCGTGCATGACGCCAGGTGCGTGCGCACCGGCGGAGATGAGCTTCGACAGAAGGAACTTCAATATCCTTTTCCAGGTCCGGAAACAAGGGAGGTTGGTAACCGTGAACACACTGGAAGGGTGACATCCCGGTAGCGGCGCTGGGCAGGGTGTTATGAGCATACTCCACCCAGGGGAGCTGTTCCGTCCAGGAGTCGGGTTCCCTAGACGACATACATCTAAGGGCGGCCTCCATGGACTGGTTCAGCCGCTCCGTCTGGCCGTTACTCTGAGGATGGAAGCCAGACGACAAGCTAACCGTGGCCCCGAGAGCCAAGCAAAAGGCCTTCCAGACAGCCGAAGTAAACTGAGGACCCCGGTCAGAAACGATGTCCCGGGGAATCCCATGGGCCCGGAAAACGTGATGAACCAAAAGTTCAGCAGTGTCCTTGGCTGATGGGAGTTTCTTCAGGGGAACTAAATGGGCAAACTTAGAGAAACGATCGATGACTGATAATATGACCGTATGACCGCGTGAAGGTGGCAAACCAGTGACAAAGTCCAAGGCTATGTGGGACCATGGTCGTCGTGGGATAGCCAAAGGATGAAGAAGACCGGGGTCCGGCTGAGTAGAGGTCTTGTTCTGGGCACAGACGGAGCAGGCAGAGACAAATTGCCGGCTGTCACCAGCCATGGTAGGCCACCAGAACCGCCGCCTCAGGACCGACAGTGTCCTAAGCTCCCCTGGGTGGCAGGCCAAACGACTGGAGTGAGCCCATTGCAAGACCTCAGAGCGGGCGGCTTCGGGAACGAACATAGTTCCTGGTGGACCGGCTTCTGGAAACACTTGGTTCCGTCGAGCCCGTTCGACCACGGATTCAACGTTCCAGGTGATGCAAGCCAGGTGGCAAGGGGACAGGATGGGTTCAGGAGTTTTTGAAGATTGCCCTCTGGAATTAATACGTGACAGGGCGTCTGGTTTCCCATTGCGGGTTCCCGGACGATAGGCCAAGGTAAACTGAAAACGGTCAAAGAACAATGACCACCTGGCTTGTCTTGGGTTTAGTCTCTTGGCGGTTTGTAGATACTGGAGGTTCTTGTGGTCTGTCCAGACCAAGAATGGCAGTTCGGCCCCCTCCAGCCAATGCCGCCATTCTTCCAACGCCAATTTAACCGCCAGCAGTTCACGGTTACCAACGTCGTAATTCTTTTCCGCTGGGGACAGCTTGCGCGAAAAGAAGGCACAAGGATGGATCCTGCCATCTCCACCGGCCCGTTGAGACAGCACCGCCCCTACTCCGGTGTCCGAGGCGTCGACCTCTACAATAAACTGTCGGGATGGGTCTGGCTGAACTAGGACAGGAGAAGAGACAAACAGGGATTTTAGTTTCAGGAAGGCGTCATTGGCTTCAGAAGACCAAACGAACGGACGGGCAGCGGACGTGAGTGCAGTGAGAGGAGACGCGATCTGACTGTAATTACAGATGAAGCGACGGTAGAAATTGGCGAAGCCCAGGAACCGCTGAAGCTGCTTGCGGTCCCCGGGCTCCGGCCAATCCACCACCGCCGCAACTTTGGCTGGATCCATCCCGACCTCCCCCGCGGAGATGATGTAACCTAAGAAGGACACCGCCGacacatgaaacacacactTCTCAGCTTTTACAAAGAGGCGGTTCTCGAGCAATCGCTCGGGAACCTTTCTCACGTGTCGACGGTGCTCCTCCAGGTCGCGGGAGAAAACCAGGATGTCATCAAGGTACACGAAGACGAACCGGTTCAGGAAGTCCCGCAGTACGTCGTTGATAAGGTGTTGGAAGACGGCCGGGGCATTCATCAATCCGAATGGCATGACTCGATACTCATAATGTCCAAAAGGAGTGTTGAAGGCCGTCTTCCACTCGTCCCCCTCCCGTATCCGCACCAGGTGGTAAGCATTTCTAAGATCCAACTTAGTAAACACTGAGGCACCATGCAGAGGAGTGAATGCTGAGTctaagagagggagagaataTTTGTTACGGACCGTGATATCATTTAGTTTCTTGTAATCTACACAAGGTCTGAGACCTCCGTCCTTCTTCCCCACGAAGAAGGTACCAGCTCCGACTGGAGAAGTGGACGGACGAATCAGACCAGCAGCCAAAGAGTCTTTAATGTAAGTCTCCATAGCGGATTTTTCAGGTCTCGAAAGGTTGTACAGTCTTCCGCTAGGTAAGGGAGCCCCTGGCAAGAGGTCTATGGCGCAATCGTAAGGTCTGTGAGGAGGCAGAGACATGGCGCGGTCCTTGTCGAAAATGGATGCTAAATTATGATATTCGGCGGGTACGGAGGTCAGATCAGGAGGTGAAATGGATTCTTTGAGACGAGAGCGACCTGGAGCTTGGGCTGACACCAGACATGAAGCATGGCAGTCTGTGTGCCACGTTAGAATTTTCCCTAATCTCCAGTCAATCTGTGGGTTATGCAAGCTAAGCCATGGATAACCCAGGACCACCGGAGAATTCAGACTTGGCATAATGCGGAAACTGAGGGATTCAACATGATTACCCGAGATTCTAAGCGAGACTGGACCCGTTTGCGAGCTAACCCGAGCTAGACGGCGACCGTTAAGCGACAGGACGCTTAGCGGTGGATTAATAGGCTCTGTTGGCAAATCCAACTGGCTAACTAGGGCTGCGTCAATAAAATTACCCTCAGCGCCAGAATCCACCAGTGCTTCGACTATGGACTGGTGTCTTCCCCACCGAAGTGAGGCTGACACCCGGAGGTTGGTCGGTGGAGAGGAAACTGAAACTTGGCTCACCCGGATCTCCCCAGACCGTGGTGAGCCGAGCCGTTTCCCGGCTTGGTCGGGCAAAATGCCACCAGGTGTCCCCGTACACCACAATAGAAGCAGGCTCCTCGTTTCAATCGCTCTGCTCGTTCCTCTGGGGTGAGGCTAGCCCGACCCAGCTGCATGGGCTCCTCCCCAGGCGTCGGGGACAACTGGGCTGAGGGATACGTACGTGAAGACGAGGTCTGGGACCCAGCGGAACTTGAGCCGCTTGGCCGAGGACCGGGACGGGGCTGGACTGGGAGGGGAAAGCGAGGAACCTGAGAGCTGGTgagtttcttctctctctcttctttcgcGCAGTCTGTTGTCCTGAATGATCGCCTGATCTATGAGAGTATTCAGGTCTGCCGCTTCGTCTCGACGGGCCATTTCGTCTTTTAATTCCTTGCTTAACCCTCGAAGGAACTGGAATCGAAGGGCTGAATCATTCCAATCCACTTGAGCCGCTAGCGTCCTGAATTCCACGGCATACTCTGCTACACTCAGTCCTCCTTGGTACAGGTTCCCCAGTCTCTTCATGGCATCGGGTCCGCGAACGGGATGATCAAAGGCTCGCTTCATCTCATCGGTGAAAGCCGTGTATGAGGCGCAGGCAGGCCGTTTGTTCTGCCACACCGCCGATCCCCACCGAAGCGCCGCTCCGGTCAGCAAACTCAGAGTATAGGAGATCCTTTGCTCATCTGTGCGGAAAGTCTGTGGCTGTGAGCTGAAAACTAAAGATACCTGCATTAAAAAGTCTCCACACGCGCCCTGATCCCCAGCGTAGCGTTCTGGCTTAGGTATCTTGGGTTCTCGGTATATTCCCGGCGGTGAAGGATTCATTTCCGGGATCGGCGGTGGTGGATTCGGTGGGAGGACAAGAGGGGGCTGTGAGCTGGAGAGCTGGGTCAACACAGTGGTAATCTGTTGTAACTGGGTGTTGATGTTTCCAATTTGGTCTGATAACAGGCGGCTGGAAGCCCCGAGTTCTTGAAGAGCCTGGCTATGGCGATCCAGTACTACGGGTGCGGCGGCTACCTGGGACATCTGGTCCGATAAATTCTGGAGCTGGGATGTAACGTGATTGCCGGCTTCCACCAGATCTTTCAGAGTCTTGCTGTGCTGGCCCAGTAATTGTCCATGTATGGAAACTGCATGCATGATCTGGGGGGAGGCCGGTTGGTCCGGTCCCGGTTCCATGTTCTCCACTTCCATTTTTGGCCGGATTGTTCTGTTACGCTGTGTCGGTGGAAGCGGTGCAAGAACAAGAACCGGAATGGATCTAGTTGAAGGATTTTATTTGTAGAGGATGGAGTGTTGCATGTGGGTCAGGGCTTGGGTCGTGGCGTTGTGAGTTCTTGGCGGAGATTCGGACTTGGTCTGGGCTGTGGAGACCTCTTGGCTGTGGCTCTGGCTTGATCTTGGCTGTGGGATATCCTTGCGGTGGTCCAGGCTGTGGTCCGGAGCCGTGATGACCCGTGGGTTGCTCGTAGTCGTTGTTCAGGCTGTGGTCCACGCTGTGGCTGGTTCCGGGTCTCCAGGTTCTGAGCAGCTGAAGCTGATGAAAGGAAGACAACAGGATTATTCTCTTGGAATTTCCTCAGAGAAGTTCAATAACTAAGACAAGTTTCAAAACTTAGTTTGGCTGGCAGAGTAACTAACTGGGTTAGTAGTACAACAATCCGGCGTCAAATGGGCGTCTGAACCGGTCTTTTATTGTCAAGGATGGATTGATGAGGGATAAGGATCAGCTGCTCTGACCAGTGCTGGCTTAACGACGAGAGtagctccagctgctgctggagctacTCTGACCTAGTTTCCAGAGAGAAAGAGCCGGAAAGGAAAGATGGACCAGagcaaaacacacataaaacacatggcATTATCACCAGATAAAATCAGACCTGAGGCTTGGCATggacaacataaaaacaataaaacggTCCGTGGCTGACATGACAGGACCGAGTCCTGACACTTattatcacatttttctttatttctttacagATTTTAATTGTTATTCATTCTAATAAGCTGTCAGTAACAGCTGCCATATTGTCTACTACTTTATAATCCAAGTCATTGTCCACATATAGGGACACTCCTCCTCCACTTATGTTCTTCCTGTTTATAATTTAAATCCATATCATCCATTTCTCAGTCATTTATCAGCATTACTCCATGTTTCTGATATTGCAGttattttagtcgttttgtgaCGATCTGAAGAACTGTCTTACTCTTGAAGCCGTGAGTCTTTGGGTACTTTTAATCCAGACTCTGTGTGAACTGAACCAATGACTGGCACCAAAAACAACTGACATCATGACACAGAAATGACAGTCACACTGAAAACAACATTTAGGTGCTAAAATTACCACTGATTTGAAGTTACTGATAAACCATTTGGCCCTCGACTGCAGTTCTGAGACATCTGTCTCTTCAGGTTAGATGCCCCTGCTGCCAGATTTGTATttgttagtttattttttctgctcAGACAGCagaaattatgctttttttaagcATTATATTGTAATGTAATCGCTCCCCTGAACCATGTTCAGGTCTGGCGGTCCATCTGCTGTCAGCTGTTGTTGTCTTCCTTTTTGTGGAAGAGATTAttcctaaaaaacaaaacaaaactggagACATGGATCTGTTTTGTAGATAGAATTAATACAGCCTCAGGTCAGGATGTGACCATTAAAACTGTTTGTCATTCATTGTTTCACACAGAGATCGGATAGATCCTTTTGTGTTTAAGTTCCAGTTCAAGAATGTTGAATACTCCTCGGGCCGCAACAAAACCATCCTGTGTTACTTAGTGGACAGAGGGAACATGATGGATGGGCTTCTGAGAggcttcctggaggatgaacaTGCTGGGACTCATGCTGAGGAGGCCTTCTTCACACAGTGTCTGCCACACTGTGACCCTGCAACCAAGTGTACCATCACCTGGTACATACTTTATACACAACTTATTTCAGTCTAGaccatttctgctttttcttatGACTGAATATTTTGTCACCTGCGTTTCTATGCACATTTACACGAGGGTCAACagtttgggtcacttagaaatgtccttatttttgaaaaatacagcagctttttcagtgaagatagcattaaatgaatgataaatccagggtagacatagttaatgtggtaaatgactattgtagctgtaaacgtctgatgtttaatggaatatctccataggggtacagaggaacatttccagcaaccatcactcctgtgttctaatgctacattgtgttagctaatggtgctgaaaggctcattgatgattagaaaacccttgtgcaattttgcacatttcaggATCACAAGCAGTTAGATTTATTAAGATATCAGATTTattatgtttctgttgtcatagATACAGACATACAGCTTTAACAAACTACGAAACAATCAGAATACATGCAGGTAACATGATGAGTTGTAGTTTTATGTTGACATGAACTTCATAATCAGCAACAATTTCTTAATTTTGTAAAATGCACTGAAACCGATATTTTTCTCTTCTCCTCAGGTATGTGTCCTCCAGTCCCTGCTCTGCCTGCACTGCTAAAATAGCTGAAGTGTTGAAGTCCAGGAAGAACCTAAAGCTGAGTATCTTTGCTGCTCGACTGTTTGagtgggaggaagaggagatcCAGGCTGGGCTGAAGGCGCTGCATGCTGCCGGCTGTAAGCTGAGGATGATGAAGCCTCTCGACTTCTCCTACACCTGGGACACATTCGTGGAGAGCGATGACCAGCCTCTGAACCTGTGGGAGGACTGCAAAGAAAACTATGAGTTTTACCATGAAAAGCTGGCTGATATTCTGGAGTGACGACAGTAAGTGTAAATGGAAGCGTCTGTTTTATTAATGAGAGGCAGAGGTCATCCAGGACTGAAATACAGAGCTGTGATGGTAACTATCCTCTtcaaaatgtgctgttttcaccCATGTTTTAtgcatacatttattttatgcttCTCATTCAAAGCAtagatgtaaaaaataaaaagggtcTTATGTTAAAAAGCCGTGCAAATGTGTCAGACGGAGGTTGttaataaacagaaacaagGAGAGAAT
Encoded proteins:
- the LOC127533935 gene encoding C->U-editing enzyme APOBEC-2-like isoform X1 — its product is MAERSHLQMRRKEKEAAERTKDVKEVKNEGEKAAEHGETSSAEASATNGDQNGDLQVEPMELPPFEIITGDRIDPFVFKFQFKNVEYSSGRNKTILCYLVDRGNMMDGLLRGFLEDEHAGTHAEEAFFTQCLPHCDPATKCTITWYVSSSPCSACTAKIAEVLKSRKNLKLSIFAARLFEWEEEEIQAGLKALHAAGCKLRMMKPLDFSYTWDTFVESDDQPLNLWEDCKENYEFYHEKLADILE
- the LOC127533935 gene encoding C->U-editing enzyme APOBEC-2-like isoform X2 → MRRKEKEAAERTKDVKEVKNEGEKAAEHGETSSAEASATNGDQNGDLQVEPMELPPFEIITGDRIDPFVFKFQFKNVEYSSGRNKTILCYLVDRGNMMDGLLRGFLEDEHAGTHAEEAFFTQCLPHCDPATKCTITWYVSSSPCSACTAKIAEVLKSRKNLKLSIFAARLFEWEEEEIQAGLKALHAAGCKLRMMKPLDFSYTWDTFVESDDQPLNLWEDCKENYEFYHEKLADILE